Below is a window of Brassica napus cultivar Da-Ae chromosome A5, Da-Ae, whole genome shotgun sequence DNA.
CGAAGCGCAACGCCCGGGAGAAGTCCAAGAAGCTAGCGGAGTCTCTATTCTACCGCCTCTACAACAACCCCGACAAGTCCCGGAGCAAGATCCTCAGCAGCCACCCGGACAAGTTCACCGAAGACGAGCTCGAGATGATCGGGCTCGGGTACGACAGGATGGTCCGGTTCATGGACAAGGACGACCCGAGGCTGCGCCACCCTCACGACTGGTTCAAGTACGGTGAGTTCGGTCCTTACTCGTGGCGCGGCGTCGTGGTCGGGGACCCCGTTCGCGGGACGATCTCCGACGAGTGCGTGACCATGTACGGGGAAGTGGCGAATCACGAGGAGTTTGAGAAGGTTGAGCAGCACGAGATGAATCTTGCGTTTCAGAAACGGGTCAAGGAGTTGGATTCGGGTGTTGGGTTGAGGTACTTTTGGGTTTTCGTTAGGCATCCCAAGTGGAGGTTGAGTGAGTTGCCGTGGGAGCAGTGGACGTTGGTGAGTGAGGTGGTTGTGGAGGCGGATAAGAAGAAGAGGTTGGATAAGTGGAACTTGATGGGGAGGTTGGGGAACAAGTCGAGGTCTTTGATATGTCAGTGCGCCGCTTGGTTTAGGCCTGATATTGTTTATGTGAAGAAGCCTGTGTTTCAGTGTAGGTTCGAGCCTCAGGAAGATTTTTTTAACTCGATTGTGCCTTATTTGAACCCCGTGACGGAGGCTGGATTTGCTTTTGAGGTGGAGGATGATGATGGGAGGGTGGAGTTGAGTACTTATTACGGAGGGTTGTGTAAGATGTTGAAGGTGAGGCAGACGGCTTTTGTGGATGATGTGGTGAAGGCTTATGAGAAGTGTAGCGATGAGAAGAAGTCTAAGGTTTTGAGGTTTTTGCTTGGGAACCATCCGATTGAGTTGTTGCATCCGTATACTAAAGAGTGGAAAGCGAAGCTGGAGGAGATGGAGCTTGGGTGTGATGCTCCggatgaagatgaggatgaggtgATTAATAGTGGGAGCTCGGAGAAGGGTGAGTTTTCTGAATGGGTTGAAGATGAAGGTGGTGATAGCGagatggaggaagaagaagaagaggatgatgatgataatatggTTGTTGATGTGGAAGGGAACGTGGAAGAAGACAGTTTGGAAGGTGAAGTAGATGAGGTTGATCCGGAACAGGATGAGAGGTATTGGGAAGAGCAATTCAAGAAAGCGACAAGTAATGCAGAGAGGATGGAGAAGCTTGCGGAGATGAGCATGGTGGTGTCGGATAAGTTTTATGAGAAGCAGTTGAAGGCAATGGCGGaaagagaagatggagatggagaTTTTGGAGGAGATGAGTTGGAGATGAGAGGTAAGAAGGCTAAAGTGAAGCCTGAAGAATGGAAGACAGTGGGATATGGAAGGtggatgaagaagataaagaagagtaGAATCCCACCTGAGCTCTTTCTTCGTGCTGCGGTTAGGCCCTTTG
It encodes the following:
- the LOC106423564 gene encoding uncharacterized protein LOC106423564, coding for MLGQDLSFSKTLNPSFSLSPFSIRKSPPNSFARRTVSVSSLTERNFTFGVKSSELYGGFRRDVRALAGRSKKKPGGSSGGRIEGDSDTRKQAKRNAREKSKKLAESLFYRLYNNPDKSRSKILSSHPDKFTEDELEMIGLGYDRMVRFMDKDDPRLRHPHDWFKYGEFGPYSWRGVVVGDPVRGTISDECVTMYGEVANHEEFEKVEQHEMNLAFQKRVKELDSGVGLRYFWVFVRHPKWRLSELPWEQWTLVSEVVVEADKKKRLDKWNLMGRLGNKSRSLICQCAAWFRPDIVYVKKPVFQCRFEPQEDFFNSIVPYLNPVTEAGFAFEVEDDDGRVELSTYYGGLCKMLKVRQTAFVDDVVKAYEKCSDEKKSKVLRFLLGNHPIELLHPYTKEWKAKLEEMELGCDAPDEDEDEVINSGSSEKGEFSEWVEDEGGDSEMEEEEEEDDDDNMVVDVEGNVEEDSLEGEVDEVDPEQDERYWEEQFKKATSNAERMEKLAEMSMVVSDKFYEKQLKAMAEREDGDGDFGGDELEMRGKKAKVKPEEWKTVGYGRWMKKIKKSRIPPELFLRAAVRPFVYRNLVKEIVLTRHAILEGEIGQNE